AGGAAGGAAGCAAAAGAGAGCAGGTAGCAGAAATGTTTGACAATATTTCGCCAAAATATGATCTGCTCAACCACCTTTTGAGCGGGGGTGTCGATATATACTGGCGAAAACGGGCCATTAAATTGCTTCGTCAGCAGCAGCCAAAGGTTATTCTCGATATTGCGACCGGTACCGGTGACTTTGCGATCGAAGCGTTATCGCTGAAACCCGAGAAAATTATCGGTGTCGATATTTCTGAGGGAATGCTGGCGGTAGGGCGCGAAAAGGTGGCTAAATTGGGCAAACAGGATATTATCAATCTGCAAAGCGGTGATTCTGAAAGTTTGTCTTTTGCAAACAATTATTTTGATGCGATCATCGTTTCGTTTGGAGTACGTAATTTTCAGAATTTGCTGGCTGGTCTGACTGAGATGAACCGCGTGATGAAGCCAGGCGGAAATTGTGTGGTAGTAGAATTTTCCAAGCCTCGCAGCTTTCCGTTTAAGCAATTTTATAATTTTTATTTCAAATACATATTACCATTAATAGGAAACACCGTCTCAAAGGATAGTGCAGCTTATACTTATCTGCCAGAGTCGGTTCAGGCATTTCCGGATGGAGAGGCTTTTCTGGAAATTTTTAAAAAAGCAGGTTTCATAAATACCAAATGCATACCACTTACCTTCGGGATTTGTTCAATTTACATCGGTCAAAAATAATATTTGGCATTCTTGCGCTGTTTATGACGGTTCAGGAAGTAAAGTCGCAAGGCATTGGATACAGGCGGCGGCATCTCGAATATTATGACGACAAACCTATTCATTACGGAATTCTGTTTGCCGTTCCGTTTACAAGGTTCAATATCAAGCATAGCAACGAGTTTGTCGCCAAGGATTCGGCTTTTGTCATTCAATCACCGACCAACGCTGCATTCCGCATGGGATTTGTTGTCAATGCTTATTTAACCGAACATTTCGACATTCGCACTACCCCTTCTGTTTCATTGTACGACCGCAATGTCAAGTTCAGCTATCCGAACGGGACGGAGAAAACGGAAAGGCGCGAATCGACGTGGATCGAAGTGCCTATCCTGTTAAAATACAAATCGTTAAGACGGGTTAATTCCAGAATGTACATGATTGCGGGGATGACTTTGGGAATAGAAACCAATGTCAAGCGAAGCCGCGGCGGTGGTACGGGAAGGCTGGATACCAAGTCCAATGATTTGTCCATCGACTATGGAGTTGGCTACGAGCAGTTCTTTGAGTACTTCAAATTTTCGCCGGAATTGCGCTTTTCACACGGCATAGCGAACGTATTTCAGCCGACTAAAAATTCTTTGGGAAGGGGGATCAGCCGAATGTCAACACATACGGTAACGCTGTATTTAAATTTCGAATAAGTGAATACTGATTCTCAGGGCGTTGTAAATTTTTTTAAATTTTTTTCTTAAAATATTTGCAGACGTAAATTTAGTCCTACATATTTGCACTCCCAAACGACGGGGAAAAGGGAGTTTAGCTCAGTTGGTTCAGAGCATCTGCCTTACAAGCAGAGGGTCGGGGGTTCGAATCCCTCAACTCCCACGAAAGAAAAAAGCACTGATTTCTCAGTGCTTTTTTTGTTTTAAGCCTCAATAGAACGCGTCTGGGATCAGTCCGAAAAGTTGGGGGGAAGGAAAATAATTGTTTGTTTTGCGATGAATCAATTTAAAGAGCATTGCAAGAGTCTTACCAAGCCCTAGTCCGTTTCCTGTTGCCCGAGGGCATCCTCGATTATTTCGAGCTTTCCAAAATAGTTGAAGGCCTCACTGGCCTGAATATCTATCTGGAAGAAAAGAATCTTCCTCCTGCCGAATACAAGGATCAAAAATTAGAGTCCAAAGGCTTTTTACCCGAGATATACATTCAGGATTTTCCGATTCGTAACCAACGTGTCACACTCTGTATCAAGCGCCGCCGGTGGGAAGTCAAGGACACCGGCGACATTGTTAGCAGGGATTGGAATGTAGTGCAACAGGGAACTCGGATGACCAAGGAGTTCGCTGATTTTTTAAAAACAATGTATTGATAATAATCCCGTCAGTTGTTCACAGCTAGGCAAATACTTTCATCTCGACGGCAAACAGCTTCAACAGCAATACAAGGACCACATCAGTGATTACAAAGACTGGGGTCAGCGCGAGCATGCTGCTGAATGGCTTTTGTATCCAGAAAACACCGGTCCATATTTAAGTATTGACGAAACTTCACTATCCAATGGCGAACTTTACACGATTGTAACTAATAAGGCTGCAAAAGGTAGAAAAGGCTCTTTGCTGGCAATGATAAAGGGTACGCAAGCAGCATCAGTGATTGAGGTTTTGCGAAAAATTCCCAAGCGTATTCGCAGCAAAGTGCGGGAAGTAACACTGGATATGGCTGCCAATATGGGAATGATAGTCAGTCGGTGTTTCTCCAAAGCAGCAAAGGTTATAGACCGGTTTCACGTTCAAAAACTTGCTTATGATGCTGTCCAGGAAATCAGGATCAAACATCGTTGGCAAGCTCTGGATCAAGAGAATCAGGCTATTGAAGCTGCAAAGCAGGCAGGTGTGCCATACGAACCTGAAATTCTTGCAAACGGTGATACAATCAAGCAGCTATTGGTCAGAAGCCGTTATTTGTTATTTAAGCACTGCGACAAATGGACTGCTTCGCAAATCCAGCGTTCCAGATTGCTCTTTGAGCGTTATCCGCTCATAAACCAAGCCTACAAGCTGGCGACAGGATTAGGGACAATTTTTAGGACTTGTAAATCAAAAGAACATGCCTTCAAAAAGCTTGCGCTCTGGTACAATCAAGTGGAAGATTGCGGCCTTGATTCTTTCAAAACCGTTGCCAAATCTATTCAAACCCACTATCTGGACATTCTGAACTTCTTCAATAACAGAAGCACGAATGCTTCGGCTGAGTCCTTCAATGCGAAGATCAAGGCTTTTAGGTCGTCATCCAGAGGAGTGAGAGATATTCCATTTTTCCTATTCAGGCTTACCAAACTCTATGCTTAATATTCCCCAAGAATTCAGCTTGATCCCGCGTCTGCCCGCGCGGCGTCCGCTTACAAGCAGAGTGTCGGGGACGGTCGGCCGCTGCCGTTCGAATCCCTCAACTCCCACAGAGGAAAAAGCACTGAGAAATCAGTGCTTTTTTTGTTTTAAGCCTCAATAGAACGCGTCTGTCCGCGCGGCGTCCGCTTACAAGCAGAGTGTCGGGGACGGTCGGCCGCTGCCGTTCGAATCCCTCAACTCCCACAAGGAAAAAAGCATCGAGAAATCGGTGCTTTTTTTTGTTTTAAGCCTCAATAGAACGCATCTGCCCGCGCGGCGTCCGCTTACAAGCAGAGTGTCGGGGACGGTCGGCCGCTGCCGTTCGAATCCCTCAACTCCCACAGAGGAAAAAGCACTGAGAAATCAGTGCTTTTTTTGTTTTAAGCCTCAATAGAACGCATCTGCCCGCGCGGCGTCCGCTTACAAGCAGAGGATCGGGGACGGTCGGCCGCTGCCGTTCGAATCCCTCAACTCCCACGAAAGAAAAAGCATCGAGAAATCGATGTTTTTTTTGTTTTAAGCCTCAATAGAACGCATCTGCCCGCGCGGCGTCCGCTTACAAGCAGAGTGTCGGGAACGGTCGGCCGCTGCCGTTCGAATCCCTCAACTCCCACAAGAAAAAAAGCATCGAGAAATCGGTGCTTTTTTTGTTTTAAGCCTCAATAGAACGCATCTGCCCGCGCGGCGTCCGCTTACAAGCAGAGTGTCGGGGACGGTCGGCCGCTGCCGTTCGAATCCCTCAACTCCCACGAAAGAAAAAGCATCGAGAAATCGATGTTTTTTTTGTTTTAAGCCTCAATAGAACGCATCTGCCCGCGCGGCGTCCGCTTACAAGCAGAGTGTCGGGACGGTCCGCCGCGCCGTTAGAATCCCTCAACTCCCACTTAACATCCCGTCATTATACCTCAACAAAAAAATGCAGATATGTTTGCGCAACTCAAAAGTTGCATATAAATTTGCAACCTGAGGGTTGCGCGATTAATAATCGAGAATGAAGCAAGATATATTCCAGGTCATATCAATTAAATAATAGAAAAAATGAACAACGATTTGCTATTTGATTTTAAGGTTGACAAAGCAGCGAAAACGGTATTTATAACCAGGGAGTTTAATGCCGGACAATCTTTGGTATGGGATGCTTTTACCAAAGCAGAGCTACTGGACCAATGGGGGGCACCTGCACCTATGCGCGCCAAAACTAAGTATATGGATTTCAAAGTGGGCGGGCGGCGATTTTACGCAATGATAAGCCCCGACGGGCAGGAGCGTTGGTCGGTGCAGGAATTTACATCCATTACCCCGAAAACCAATTTTAAGATGTACAACGCGTTTGCAGATAAAGACGAAAATCGCGAACTGCCCGGTTCTGAATGGGATTACAATTTCA
The genomic region above belongs to Dyadobacter pollutisoli and contains:
- the ubiE gene encoding bifunctional demethylmenaquinone methyltransferase/2-methoxy-6-polyprenyl-1,4-benzoquinol methylase UbiE, encoding MSVVPYKDKEGSKREQVAEMFDNISPKYDLLNHLLSGGVDIYWRKRAIKLLRQQQPKVILDIATGTGDFAIEALSLKPEKIIGVDISEGMLAVGREKVAKLGKQDIINLQSGDSESLSFANNYFDAIIVSFGVRNFQNLLAGLTEMNRVMKPGGNCVVVEFSKPRSFPFKQFYNFYFKYILPLIGNTVSKDSAAYTYLPESVQAFPDGEAFLEIFKKAGFINTKCIPLTFGICSIYIGQK
- the porT gene encoding type IX secretion/gliding motility protein PorT/SprT, translated to MHTTYLRDLFNLHRSKIIFGILALFMTVQEVKSQGIGYRRRHLEYYDDKPIHYGILFAVPFTRFNIKHSNEFVAKDSAFVIQSPTNAAFRMGFVVNAYLTEHFDIRTTPSVSLYDRNVKFSYPNGTEKTERRESTWIEVPILLKYKSLRRVNSRMYMIAGMTLGIETNVKRSRGGGTGRLDTKSNDLSIDYGVGYEQFFEYFKFSPELRFSHGIANVFQPTKNSLGRGISRMSTHTVTLYLNFE
- a CDS encoding ISAon1 family transposase N-terminal region protein codes for the protein MQESYQALVRFLLPEGILDYFELSKIVEGLTGLNIYLEEKNLPPAEYKDQKLESKGFLPEIYIQDFPIRNQRVTLCIKRRRWEVKDTGDIVSRDWNVVQQGTRMTKEFADFLKTMY
- a CDS encoding ISAon1 family transposase; this encodes MDNNPVSCSQLGKYFHLDGKQLQQQYKDHISDYKDWGQREHAAEWLLYPENTGPYLSIDETSLSNGELYTIVTNKAAKGRKGSLLAMIKGTQAASVIEVLRKIPKRIRSKVREVTLDMAANMGMIVSRCFSKAAKVIDRFHVQKLAYDAVQEIRIKHRWQALDQENQAIEAAKQAGVPYEPEILANGDTIKQLLVRSRYLLFKHCDKWTASQIQRSRLLFERYPLINQAYKLATGLGTIFRTCKSKEHAFKKLALWYNQVEDCGLDSFKTVAKSIQTHYLDILNFFNNRSTNASAESFNAKIKAFRSSSRGVRDIPFFLFRLTKLYA
- a CDS encoding SRPBCC family protein; translation: MNNDLLFDFKVDKAAKTVFITREFNAGQSLVWDAFTKAELLDQWGAPAPMRAKTKYMDFKVGGRRFYAMISPDGQERWSVQEFTSITPKTNFKMYNAFADKDENRELPGSEWDYNFSEQNGITKVSITIFNESFERLEKLLEGFKIGFTMTLKNLEDLLSSLS